One genomic region from Cyclopterus lumpus isolate fCycLum1 chromosome 20, fCycLum1.pri, whole genome shotgun sequence encodes:
- the hhla2b.1 gene encoding uncharacterized protein hhla2b.1 isoform X2, translating into MVYKLEREDGGEDGGGEDGGGEDGGGGGGGGGDSISSSSSSSEEEEPFEHEHFAGRASVSRQWISRGNATLILRRSGLKDRGTYRCHVLTLQGEHNAKVIVKVAAPIQGLSLELSRLSGYEEMKCTAHGVFPAPRVTWATEPPTFVDLRPVTRMMADKQGLYAVDSRLKRLNGQPNLIYICKITTSYGGSAWTSSLRERVIRGAEGKDLTIPCYAPSYLNAPFLNWSFSNGKDSSHILTYDSRSGDSVSSPTWADHVELDGFRVPFGDGSLRLMDPMPAEHTGIYTCVFSLPHNAHTERSDVTIDDPAGGRSTSEEPSYWWTVGLVVAVLVVAVVGVLVYLKLKGGAAKPRNDPEEATELHRVKGSTADLSESSPLAVGGANRQSGLQTALS; encoded by the exons ATGGTGTACAAGTTGGAGCGGGAAGACGGCGGTGAAGATGGCGGCGGTGAAGATGGCGGCGGTGAagatggcggcggcggcggcggcggcggcggcgacagcatcagcagcagcagcagcagcagcgaggaggaggagcccttTGAGCACGAGCACTTCGCCGGCCGTGCCTCCGTTTCACGGCAGTGGATTTCCCGCGGAAACGCCACGCTGATCCTCAGGAGGAGCGGCCTGAAGGACAGAGGCACCTACAGGTGTCACGTGCTCACCTTGCAGGGCGAACACAACGCCAAGGTCATCGTGAAGGTGGCAG caccCATCCAAGGCCTCTCTCTGGAGCTGTCCCGGCTGAGCGGCTACGAGGAGATGAAGTGCACCGCCCACGGCGTCTTCCCGGCGCCGCGGGTCACCTGGGCGACCGAGCCGCCCACCTTCGTGGACCTGCGGCCGGTAACGCGCATGATGGCCGACAAACAGGGTCTGTACGCGGTGGACAGCCGCCTCAAGAGGCTCAACGGGCAACCCAACCTCATCTACATCTGCAAGATCACGACCTCCTACGGGGGTTCGGCCTGGACCTCCTCGCTCAGGGAGAGAG TCATACGAGGAGCGGAAGGGAAAGACCTGACCATCCCCTGCTACGCGCCTTCTTACCTGAACGCACCTTTCCTCAACTGGAGCTTCTCCAACGGCAAAGACTCCTCCCACATCCTCACCTACGACAGCCGGTCGGGGGACAGCGTCTCCTCGCCGACGTGGGCCGACCACGTGGAGCTGGACGGCTTCCGGGTCCCGTTCGGGGACGGCTCCCTGCGGCTGATGGACCCGATGCCCGCGGAGCACACGGGCATCTACACCTGCGTGTTCTCGCTGCCGCACAACGCGCACACCGAGCGCAGCGACGTCACCATCGACGACCCCGCCG GGGGGCGGAGCACTTCGGAGGAGCCGTCTTATTGGTGGACGGTCGGGCTGGTGGTGGCGGTGCTGGTGGTCGCTGTGGTCGGCGTGCTGGTCTACCTGAAGCTGAAAG GAGGCGCCGCGAAGCCCAGAAACGACCCCGAGGAGGCGACGGAGCTGCaccgggtcaaag GCTCGACGGCCGACCTGAGCGAGAGCAGCCCGCTGGCGGTCGGGGGCGCCAACAGACAATCGGGGCTCCAGACGGCGCTCAGTTAA
- the LOC117749892 gene encoding V-set domain-containing T-cell activation inhibitor 1-like, giving the protein MALWIRAVFLGFLTFVRTVNGEDAVDCVLGGSCILPCSFPPGGEVVLYWIQVATGNTIHYFYNNQDQVELQDQHFRGRTSLFKDQISRGNASLRLTGVQIQDQGRYRCYTSNKPGTKESFSNLNVYEQTR; this is encoded by the exons ATGGCTTTGTGGATCCGTGCCGTGTTTTTGGGGTTCTTGACCTTCGTGAGGACGGTCAACGGAGAAG ATGCTGTGGACTGTGTTCTGGGGGGCAGCTGCATCTTACCGTGCAGCTTCCCCCCCGGAGGGGAAGTGGTCCTCTACTGGATTCAGGTGGCAACGGGAAACACGATCCACTACTTCTACAACAACCAGGACCAGGTGGAGCTGCAGGACCAGCACTTCAGAGGCCGGACGTCGCTGTTCAAGGACCAGATCTCCAGGGGGAACGCCTCGCTCCGGCTGACGGGGGTGCAGATTCAGGACCAAGGCCGATACCGATGCTACACCAGCAACAAGCCCGGCACCAAGGAGTCCTTTTCCAACTTGAACGTATACG AACAGACGCGATGA
- the hhla2b.1 gene encoding uncharacterized protein hhla2b.1 isoform X1 — protein sequence MSAIQTWACFLLWIGFATQDKMPDVIVTCLVSEECLLPCSFQPGSKETIEWFRQEVMVYKLEREDGGEDGGGEDGGGEDGGGGGGGGGDSISSSSSSSEEEEPFEHEHFAGRASVSRQWISRGNATLILRRSGLKDRGTYRCHVLTLQGEHNAKVIVKVAAPIQGLSLELSRLSGYEEMKCTAHGVFPAPRVTWATEPPTFVDLRPVTRMMADKQGLYAVDSRLKRLNGQPNLIYICKITTSYGGSAWTSSLRERVIRGAEGKDLTIPCYAPSYLNAPFLNWSFSNGKDSSHILTYDSRSGDSVSSPTWADHVELDGFRVPFGDGSLRLMDPMPAEHTGIYTCVFSLPHNAHTERSDVTIDDPAGGRSTSEEPSYWWTVGLVVAVLVVAVVGVLVYLKLKGGAAKPRNDPEEATELHRVKGSTADLSESSPLAVGGANRQSGLQTALS from the exons ATGTCCGCCATACAGACCTGGGcctgtttcctcctctggaTCGGCTTCGCCACGCAGGACAAGATGCCAG ACGTCATCGTGACGTGCCTCGTCTCGGAGGAGTGCCTGCTGCCCTGCAGCTTCCAGCCGGGCAGCAAGGAGACCATCGAGTGGTTCAGACAAGAAGTGATGGTGTACAAGTTGGAGCGGGAAGACGGCGGTGAAGATGGCGGCGGTGAAGATGGCGGCGGTGAagatggcggcggcggcggcggcggcggcggcgacagcatcagcagcagcagcagcagcagcgaggaggaggagcccttTGAGCACGAGCACTTCGCCGGCCGTGCCTCCGTTTCACGGCAGTGGATTTCCCGCGGAAACGCCACGCTGATCCTCAGGAGGAGCGGCCTGAAGGACAGAGGCACCTACAGGTGTCACGTGCTCACCTTGCAGGGCGAACACAACGCCAAGGTCATCGTGAAGGTGGCAG caccCATCCAAGGCCTCTCTCTGGAGCTGTCCCGGCTGAGCGGCTACGAGGAGATGAAGTGCACCGCCCACGGCGTCTTCCCGGCGCCGCGGGTCACCTGGGCGACCGAGCCGCCCACCTTCGTGGACCTGCGGCCGGTAACGCGCATGATGGCCGACAAACAGGGTCTGTACGCGGTGGACAGCCGCCTCAAGAGGCTCAACGGGCAACCCAACCTCATCTACATCTGCAAGATCACGACCTCCTACGGGGGTTCGGCCTGGACCTCCTCGCTCAGGGAGAGAG TCATACGAGGAGCGGAAGGGAAAGACCTGACCATCCCCTGCTACGCGCCTTCTTACCTGAACGCACCTTTCCTCAACTGGAGCTTCTCCAACGGCAAAGACTCCTCCCACATCCTCACCTACGACAGCCGGTCGGGGGACAGCGTCTCCTCGCCGACGTGGGCCGACCACGTGGAGCTGGACGGCTTCCGGGTCCCGTTCGGGGACGGCTCCCTGCGGCTGATGGACCCGATGCCCGCGGAGCACACGGGCATCTACACCTGCGTGTTCTCGCTGCCGCACAACGCGCACACCGAGCGCAGCGACGTCACCATCGACGACCCCGCCG GGGGGCGGAGCACTTCGGAGGAGCCGTCTTATTGGTGGACGGTCGGGCTGGTGGTGGCGGTGCTGGTGGTCGCTGTGGTCGGCGTGCTGGTCTACCTGAAGCTGAAAG GAGGCGCCGCGAAGCCCAGAAACGACCCCGAGGAGGCGACGGAGCTGCaccgggtcaaag GCTCGACGGCCGACCTGAGCGAGAGCAGCCCGCTGGCGGTCGGGGGCGCCAACAGACAATCGGGGCTCCAGACGGCGCTCAGTTAA